The Sus scrofa isolate TJ Tabasco breed Duroc chromosome X, Sscrofa11.1, whole genome shotgun sequence genome has a segment encoding these proteins:
- the GPKOW gene encoding G patch domain and KOW motifs-containing protein isoform X4 encodes MADAKDGVLRPAGSSTAPVSFSFSRTSNRKRLAGDAAPEEKDFLKTVEGRELQSVKPSEAPTELVIPLIKNGHRRQPTTQAPGPSTLPEVLADGMLSQAVKEIIEESKKSLEERENAGVDPTLAIPMIQKGCTPAHPGQGADSEPRAETVPEEADYEAVPVEAYGLAMLRGMGWKPGEGIGRTFNQVVKPRVNSLRPKGLGLGANLTEVQALAPSSPHRLPRPDEEREKDKEDQPRGLVPGGAVVVLSGPHRGLYGKIEGLDPDNVRAMVRLAVGSRMVTVSEYCLRPVSQQEFDKNSLDLGQVSQTSPERQNGTASSWKALRDQDLHVRREDSERKRKHLPDRPDGPAAKSEKAAPRSQHWLHRDLRVRFVDKQHKGGQYYNTKMTIEDVLSPDTCVCRTDEGQVLEGLREDMLETLVPKVEGHRVMVVLGPRAGRVGRLLERDRERSRALVQLRRENQVVELHYDAICQYVGPSDSDED; translated from the exons ATGGCGGACGCCAAAGATGGTGTTTTGCGGCCGGCGGGATCCTCCACCGCCCCAGTTTCATTCAGCTTCAGTCGGACGTCCAACCGGAAACGCTTGGCAGGAGACGCGGCTCCGGAGGAGAAGGATTTCTTGAAGACCGTTGAAGGGAGGGAGCTGCAGAG TGTGAAGCCTTCAGAAGCCCCCACGGAGCTTGTCATCCCTTTGATCAAGAATGGCCACCGCAGGCAGCCAACCACCCAGGCCCCTGGGCCATCCACACTTCCTGAGGTCTTGGCGGATGGGATGCTGTCCCAGGCTGTGAAGGAGATCATCGAGG AATCCAAGAAGtccctggaggagagagagaatgcgGGTGTCGACCCCACGCTCGCTATCCCCATGATCCAGAAAGGATGCACCCCAGCGCATCCTGGGCAAGGGGCAGACAGCGAACCCCGGGCTGAGACA GTGCCGGAGGAGGCTGATTACGAGGCAGTCCCTGTGGAGGCCTATGGGCTGGCCATGCTGCGGGGCATGGGCTGGAAACCCGGCGAGGGCATTGGCCGCACCTTCAATCA AGTGGTGAAGCCCCGTGTCAACTCACTGAGGCCCAAGGGGTTAGGGCTGGGTGCCAACCTGACTGAGGTCCAGGCCCtggccccctccagcccccaccgCCTGCCAAGGCCAGATGAGGAACGAGAGAAAGATAAGGAAGACCAGCCTCGAGGACTGGTGCCTGGAGGAGCTGTGGTGGTTCTTTCTGGCCCTCATCGAGGCCTTTATGGAAAG ATAGAAGGCCTTGATCCTGACAATGTTCGGGCCATGGTCCGCCTGGCTGTGGGGAGCCGCATGGTGACTGTTAGTGAGTACTGCCTGCGGCCTGTCTCCCAGCAGGAGTTTGACAAGAACTCCTTGGATCTTG GCCAGGTGAGCCAAACTTCCCCGGAGCGGCAGAACGGAACAGCTTCCTCCTGGAAGGCCCTGCGGGATCAGGACCTCCACGTCCGGCGGGAGGACTCAGAGAGGAAGCGGAAACACCTTCCAGACCG ACCAGATGGGCCTGCAGCCAAGAGTGAGAAAGCAGCCCCCAGGAGCCAGCACTGGCTGCACAGGGACCTGCGCGTGCGGTTTGTGGACAAGCAGCACAAGGGTGGCCAGTATTACAATACCAAG ATGACAATTGAAGATGTCCTGAGCCCAGATACCTGTGTGTGTCGGACAGATGAGGGCCAGGTCCTAGAAG GCCTGAGGGAAGACATGCTGGAGACCCTGGTCCCCAAGGTCGAGGGCCACCGGGTGATGGTGGTGCTGGGGCCACGGGCTGGAAGG GTGGGCCGTCTGCTGGAACGGGACAGAGAGCGGAGCCGGGCGCTGGTGCAGCTGCGGAGAGAAAATCAGGTGGTGGAGCTTCACTATGATGCCATCTGCCAGTATGTGGGCCCCAGCGACTCGGATGAAGACTGA
- the GPKOW gene encoding G patch domain and KOW motifs-containing protein isoform X3, whose translation MEPRAGGATDPRGSGGGGGLPPRAGPSARERLARLDARPLAARAAADVAALAVRRPGKRSKMADAKDGVLRPAGSSTAPVSFSFSRTSNRKRLAGDAAPEEKDFLKTVEGRELQSVKPSEAPTELVIPLIKNGHRRQPTTQAPGPSTLPEVLADGMLSQAVKEIIEESKKSLEERENAGVDPTLAIPMIQKGCTPAHPGQGADSEPRAETVPEEADYEAVPVEAYGLAMLRGMGWKPGEGIGRTFNQVVKPRVNSLRPKGLGLGANLTEVQALAPSSPHRLPRPDEEREKDKEDQPRGLVPGGAVVVLSGPHRGLYGKIEGLDPDNVRAMVRLAVGSRMVTVSEYCLRPVSQQEFDKNSLDLGQVSQTSPERQNGTASSWKALRDQDLHVRREDSERKRKHLPDRPDGPAAKSEKAAPRSQHWLHRDLRVRFVDKQHKGGQYYNTKMTIEDVLSPDTCVCRTDEGQVLEGLREDMLETLVPKVEGHRVMVVLGPRAGRVGRLLERDRERSRALVQLRRENQVVELHYDAICQYVGPSDSDED comes from the exons ATGGAGCCGCGCGCGGGGGGCGCCACAGACCCTAGGGGGAGCGGAGGAG GCGGTGGCCTTCCTCCGCGCGCGGGCCCCAGCGCCCGGGAGCGGCTGGCGCGGCTGGACGCGCGCCCCCTGGCGGCCCGAGCTGCGGCGGACGTGGCGGCGCTG GCAGTGCGCCGACCTGGGAAGCGGAGCAAGATGGCGGACGCCAAAGATGGTGTTTTGCGGCCGGCGGGATCCTCCACCGCCCCAGTTTCATTCAGCTTCAGTCGGACGTCCAACCGGAAACGCTTGGCAGGAGACGCGGCTCCGGAGGAGAAGGATTTCTTGAAGACCGTTGAAGGGAGGGAGCTGCAGAG TGTGAAGCCTTCAGAAGCCCCCACGGAGCTTGTCATCCCTTTGATCAAGAATGGCCACCGCAGGCAGCCAACCACCCAGGCCCCTGGGCCATCCACACTTCCTGAGGTCTTGGCGGATGGGATGCTGTCCCAGGCTGTGAAGGAGATCATCGAGG AATCCAAGAAGtccctggaggagagagagaatgcgGGTGTCGACCCCACGCTCGCTATCCCCATGATCCAGAAAGGATGCACCCCAGCGCATCCTGGGCAAGGGGCAGACAGCGAACCCCGGGCTGAGACA GTGCCGGAGGAGGCTGATTACGAGGCAGTCCCTGTGGAGGCCTATGGGCTGGCCATGCTGCGGGGCATGGGCTGGAAACCCGGCGAGGGCATTGGCCGCACCTTCAATCA AGTGGTGAAGCCCCGTGTCAACTCACTGAGGCCCAAGGGGTTAGGGCTGGGTGCCAACCTGACTGAGGTCCAGGCCCtggccccctccagcccccaccgCCTGCCAAGGCCAGATGAGGAACGAGAGAAAGATAAGGAAGACCAGCCTCGAGGACTGGTGCCTGGAGGAGCTGTGGTGGTTCTTTCTGGCCCTCATCGAGGCCTTTATGGAAAG ATAGAAGGCCTTGATCCTGACAATGTTCGGGCCATGGTCCGCCTGGCTGTGGGGAGCCGCATGGTGACTGTTAGTGAGTACTGCCTGCGGCCTGTCTCCCAGCAGGAGTTTGACAAGAACTCCTTGGATCTTG GCCAGGTGAGCCAAACTTCCCCGGAGCGGCAGAACGGAACAGCTTCCTCCTGGAAGGCCCTGCGGGATCAGGACCTCCACGTCCGGCGGGAGGACTCAGAGAGGAAGCGGAAACACCTTCCAGACCG ACCAGATGGGCCTGCAGCCAAGAGTGAGAAAGCAGCCCCCAGGAGCCAGCACTGGCTGCACAGGGACCTGCGCGTGCGGTTTGTGGACAAGCAGCACAAGGGTGGCCAGTATTACAATACCAAG ATGACAATTGAAGATGTCCTGAGCCCAGATACCTGTGTGTGTCGGACAGATGAGGGCCAGGTCCTAGAAG GCCTGAGGGAAGACATGCTGGAGACCCTGGTCCCCAAGGTCGAGGGCCACCGGGTGATGGTGGTGCTGGGGCCACGGGCTGGAAGG GTGGGCCGTCTGCTGGAACGGGACAGAGAGCGGAGCCGGGCGCTGGTGCAGCTGCGGAGAGAAAATCAGGTGGTGGAGCTTCACTATGATGCCATCTGCCAGTATGTGGGCCCCAGCGACTCGGATGAAGACTGA
- the GPKOW gene encoding G patch domain and KOW motifs-containing protein isoform X2 → MEPRAGGATDPRGSGGGGGLPPRAGPSARERLARLDARPLAARAAADVAALQAVRRPGKRSKMADAKDGVLRPAGSSTAPVSFSFSRTSNRKRLAGDAAPEEKDFLKTVEGRELQSVKPSEAPTELVIPLIKNGHRRQPTTQAPGPSTLPEVLADGMLSQAVKEIIEESKKSLEERENAGVDPTLAIPMIQKGCTPAHPGQGADSEPRAETVPEEADYEAVPVEAYGLAMLRGMGWKPGEGIGRTFNQVVKPRVNSLRPKGLGLGANLTEVQALAPSSPHRLPRPDEEREKDKEDQPRGLVPGGAVVVLSGPHRGLYGKIEGLDPDNVRAMVRLAVGSRMVTVSEYCLRPVSQQEFDKNSLDLGQVSQTSPERQNGTASSWKALRDQDLHVRREDSERKRKHLPDRPDGPAAKSEKAAPRSQHWLHRDLRVRFVDKQHKGGQYYNTKMTIEDVLSPDTCVCRTDEGQVLEGLREDMLETLVPKVEGHRVMVVLGPRAGRVGRLLERDRERSRALVQLRRENQVVELHYDAICQYVGPSDSDED, encoded by the exons ATGGAGCCGCGCGCGGGGGGCGCCACAGACCCTAGGGGGAGCGGAGGAG GCGGTGGCCTTCCTCCGCGCGCGGGCCCCAGCGCCCGGGAGCGGCTGGCGCGGCTGGACGCGCGCCCCCTGGCGGCCCGAGCTGCGGCGGACGTGGCGGCGCTG CAGGCAGTGCGCCGACCTGGGAAGCGGAGCAAGATGGCGGACGCCAAAGATGGTGTTTTGCGGCCGGCGGGATCCTCCACCGCCCCAGTTTCATTCAGCTTCAGTCGGACGTCCAACCGGAAACGCTTGGCAGGAGACGCGGCTCCGGAGGAGAAGGATTTCTTGAAGACCGTTGAAGGGAGGGAGCTGCAGAG TGTGAAGCCTTCAGAAGCCCCCACGGAGCTTGTCATCCCTTTGATCAAGAATGGCCACCGCAGGCAGCCAACCACCCAGGCCCCTGGGCCATCCACACTTCCTGAGGTCTTGGCGGATGGGATGCTGTCCCAGGCTGTGAAGGAGATCATCGAGG AATCCAAGAAGtccctggaggagagagagaatgcgGGTGTCGACCCCACGCTCGCTATCCCCATGATCCAGAAAGGATGCACCCCAGCGCATCCTGGGCAAGGGGCAGACAGCGAACCCCGGGCTGAGACA GTGCCGGAGGAGGCTGATTACGAGGCAGTCCCTGTGGAGGCCTATGGGCTGGCCATGCTGCGGGGCATGGGCTGGAAACCCGGCGAGGGCATTGGCCGCACCTTCAATCA AGTGGTGAAGCCCCGTGTCAACTCACTGAGGCCCAAGGGGTTAGGGCTGGGTGCCAACCTGACTGAGGTCCAGGCCCtggccccctccagcccccaccgCCTGCCAAGGCCAGATGAGGAACGAGAGAAAGATAAGGAAGACCAGCCTCGAGGACTGGTGCCTGGAGGAGCTGTGGTGGTTCTTTCTGGCCCTCATCGAGGCCTTTATGGAAAG ATAGAAGGCCTTGATCCTGACAATGTTCGGGCCATGGTCCGCCTGGCTGTGGGGAGCCGCATGGTGACTGTTAGTGAGTACTGCCTGCGGCCTGTCTCCCAGCAGGAGTTTGACAAGAACTCCTTGGATCTTG GCCAGGTGAGCCAAACTTCCCCGGAGCGGCAGAACGGAACAGCTTCCTCCTGGAAGGCCCTGCGGGATCAGGACCTCCACGTCCGGCGGGAGGACTCAGAGAGGAAGCGGAAACACCTTCCAGACCG ACCAGATGGGCCTGCAGCCAAGAGTGAGAAAGCAGCCCCCAGGAGCCAGCACTGGCTGCACAGGGACCTGCGCGTGCGGTTTGTGGACAAGCAGCACAAGGGTGGCCAGTATTACAATACCAAG ATGACAATTGAAGATGTCCTGAGCCCAGATACCTGTGTGTGTCGGACAGATGAGGGCCAGGTCCTAGAAG GCCTGAGGGAAGACATGCTGGAGACCCTGGTCCCCAAGGTCGAGGGCCACCGGGTGATGGTGGTGCTGGGGCCACGGGCTGGAAGG GTGGGCCGTCTGCTGGAACGGGACAGAGAGCGGAGCCGGGCGCTGGTGCAGCTGCGGAGAGAAAATCAGGTGGTGGAGCTTCACTATGATGCCATCTGCCAGTATGTGGGCCCCAGCGACTCGGATGAAGACTGA
- the GPKOW gene encoding G patch domain and KOW motifs-containing protein isoform X1, translating into MEPRAGGATDPRGSGGGTGRTGASGRVPASPRPACLLVTFSFWQAVAFLRARAPAPGSGWRGWTRAPWRPELRRTWRRWYAGRAPLCACAPRRAVRRPGKRSKMADAKDGVLRPAGSSTAPVSFSFSRTSNRKRLAGDAAPEEKDFLKTVEGRELQSVKPSEAPTELVIPLIKNGHRRQPTTQAPGPSTLPEVLADGMLSQAVKEIIEESKKSLEERENAGVDPTLAIPMIQKGCTPAHPGQGADSEPRAETVPEEADYEAVPVEAYGLAMLRGMGWKPGEGIGRTFNQVVKPRVNSLRPKGLGLGANLTEVQALAPSSPHRLPRPDEEREKDKEDQPRGLVPGGAVVVLSGPHRGLYGKIEGLDPDNVRAMVRLAVGSRMVTVSEYCLRPVSQQEFDKNSLDLGQVSQTSPERQNGTASSWKALRDQDLHVRREDSERKRKHLPDRPDGPAAKSEKAAPRSQHWLHRDLRVRFVDKQHKGGQYYNTKMTIEDVLSPDTCVCRTDEGQVLEGLREDMLETLVPKVEGHRVMVVLGPRAGRVGRLLERDRERSRALVQLRRENQVVELHYDAICQYVGPSDSDED; encoded by the exons ATGGAGCCGCGCGCGGGGGGCGCCACAGACCCTAGGGGGAGCGGAGGAGGTACGGGGCGAACGGGAGCGAGTGGACGCGTCCCTGCCAGCCCTCGCCCCGCCTGTCTGCTCGTCACCTTTTCCTTCTGGCAG GCGGTGGCCTTCCTCCGCGCGCGGGCCCCAGCGCCCGGGAGCGGCTGGCGCGGCTGGACGCGCGCCCCCTGGCGGCCCGAGCTGCGGCGGACGTGGCGGCGCTGGTACGCAGGGCGGGCGCCACTTTGCGCCTGCGCCCCAAGGAGG GCAGTGCGCCGACCTGGGAAGCGGAGCAAGATGGCGGACGCCAAAGATGGTGTTTTGCGGCCGGCGGGATCCTCCACCGCCCCAGTTTCATTCAGCTTCAGTCGGACGTCCAACCGGAAACGCTTGGCAGGAGACGCGGCTCCGGAGGAGAAGGATTTCTTGAAGACCGTTGAAGGGAGGGAGCTGCAGAG TGTGAAGCCTTCAGAAGCCCCCACGGAGCTTGTCATCCCTTTGATCAAGAATGGCCACCGCAGGCAGCCAACCACCCAGGCCCCTGGGCCATCCACACTTCCTGAGGTCTTGGCGGATGGGATGCTGTCCCAGGCTGTGAAGGAGATCATCGAGG AATCCAAGAAGtccctggaggagagagagaatgcgGGTGTCGACCCCACGCTCGCTATCCCCATGATCCAGAAAGGATGCACCCCAGCGCATCCTGGGCAAGGGGCAGACAGCGAACCCCGGGCTGAGACA GTGCCGGAGGAGGCTGATTACGAGGCAGTCCCTGTGGAGGCCTATGGGCTGGCCATGCTGCGGGGCATGGGCTGGAAACCCGGCGAGGGCATTGGCCGCACCTTCAATCA AGTGGTGAAGCCCCGTGTCAACTCACTGAGGCCCAAGGGGTTAGGGCTGGGTGCCAACCTGACTGAGGTCCAGGCCCtggccccctccagcccccaccgCCTGCCAAGGCCAGATGAGGAACGAGAGAAAGATAAGGAAGACCAGCCTCGAGGACTGGTGCCTGGAGGAGCTGTGGTGGTTCTTTCTGGCCCTCATCGAGGCCTTTATGGAAAG ATAGAAGGCCTTGATCCTGACAATGTTCGGGCCATGGTCCGCCTGGCTGTGGGGAGCCGCATGGTGACTGTTAGTGAGTACTGCCTGCGGCCTGTCTCCCAGCAGGAGTTTGACAAGAACTCCTTGGATCTTG GCCAGGTGAGCCAAACTTCCCCGGAGCGGCAGAACGGAACAGCTTCCTCCTGGAAGGCCCTGCGGGATCAGGACCTCCACGTCCGGCGGGAGGACTCAGAGAGGAAGCGGAAACACCTTCCAGACCG ACCAGATGGGCCTGCAGCCAAGAGTGAGAAAGCAGCCCCCAGGAGCCAGCACTGGCTGCACAGGGACCTGCGCGTGCGGTTTGTGGACAAGCAGCACAAGGGTGGCCAGTATTACAATACCAAG ATGACAATTGAAGATGTCCTGAGCCCAGATACCTGTGTGTGTCGGACAGATGAGGGCCAGGTCCTAGAAG GCCTGAGGGAAGACATGCTGGAGACCCTGGTCCCCAAGGTCGAGGGCCACCGGGTGATGGTGGTGCTGGGGCCACGGGCTGGAAGG GTGGGCCGTCTGCTGGAACGGGACAGAGAGCGGAGCCGGGCGCTGGTGCAGCTGCGGAGAGAAAATCAGGTGGTGGAGCTTCACTATGATGCCATCTGCCAGTATGTGGGCCCCAGCGACTCGGATGAAGACTGA